Proteins encoded together in one Erinaceus europaeus chromosome 11, mEriEur2.1, whole genome shotgun sequence window:
- the RPS23 gene encoding small ribosomal subunit protein uS12, whose translation MGKCRGLRTARKLRSHRRDQKWHDKQYKKAHLGTALKANPFGGASHAKGIVLEKVGVEAKQPNSAIRKCVRVQLIKNGKKITAFVPNDGCLNFIEENDEVLVAGFGRKGHAVGDIPGVRFKVVKVANVSLLALYKGKKERPRS comes from the exons ATGG GCAAGTGTCGTGGTCTCCGTACTGCCAGGAAGCTGCGTAGCCACCGGCGGGACCAGAAGTGGCATGATAAGCAGTACAAGAAAGCCCATCTGGGCACAGCCCTGAAGGCCAATCCTTTTGGAGGTGCTTCCCATGCCAAGGGGATTGTGCTGGAAAAAGT AGGAGTTGAAGCCAAACAGCCAAATTCTGCTATCAGGAAGTGTGTCCGAGTTCAGCTGATCAAGAATGGCAAGAAAATCACAGCCTTTGTGCCCAATGATGGTTGCTTGAATTTCATTGAG GAAAACGATGAAGTTCTGGTTGCTGGATTTGGTCGTAAAGGTCACGCTGTTGGTGACATTCCTGGAGTCCGGTTTAAGGTCGTCAAAGTGGCTAATGTCTCTCTCTTGGCTTTATACAAAGGCAAGAAGGAAAGGccaaggtcctaa